The sequence ATCAAATCCGTTACACATTCCTAAAGTAGAACAGATTAATCGTCGCCTTCGATCATGCATATTTGCCAAtgtgtttatataaaatatgtcgTTCAATCAATCATCGGCGAATAGAAGACAAaacttacaattttataaaatttgtcgCGTTCATGCACTCCAAATATGTATGCAACACGGTAAAATTTTTGCCATTGGATGCTACCTAAGCTGTAATTATGCTTTTGGACTATATGAGCAATGCAGTACCTCCTTAACAATAAATGCCAGGAATTCAACTCGCGCAAAACCACATGCAATAATTTGAAAGATTTAATCCAGAATGGAATTATGTGCTACCATCAATACATGTGCATTATATTTGCTAATTTTACGTTTACGTCtcaagttttattaaaatcggAGTCTGCCCAACCACGACCTATTCCTGCTAGTAAAGTTTTCTTTTGATTCCTTTACGTCTTGCAAACATCGTGGCATTGAACTGATCAAATTGATGAGTACtatacttaaaatatttttccatttttctaaGAAGGCCTTCTTTAAAAGATTTCATGATGAAATATGCTGAATCGATACctctatttatatttgtatttaatttatttataaattttcaataatgcTCATGTAGCAGGGCTGTTCCTAAGTGTTTCCAAACATGATACAAAATCCACGCTAATGTATTAGTGGTATTAAGCTTTGGATTTTCTTACATCAGGATGAAATTGTGTTTCAAATAAATCTTATACTACGAAGCACTAATTGCACGAATATATGTTACACATATCTTTTTTACCATTAGctagatattaatattttcacaacAGGAACTGATATcgaatctttttctctttctttttttgaaaattagttTGCAGATTTGtaagaatatgtatatatttttcatttgctaAAAATCTCTTACTATACGATGTTCTATCATGTAGAGGTTTATGTGTAGAGGATGGTTGGTCGGTGAGGTTTAATAGACGAGACTGCTCGTTGTTGAAaccgtcgaatatatttaaaatgataaatcagTATGCAGGTAATTCGTACTAACCGATTCGCTAAGACAGTgtataagtaataaaatagcATCGCTAATGACTCGTTAATTAGATCGCTGATAATTCGTTGATAAGTGGTTTATAACTGATCGACAACTGACTGTAACTCATTTCCTTGCAATCGCGTCCGCTTGTTTATACTGTTGGGGGGAGAatcggaaaattcaaattcgtctttgttcgacggttgcacgtagcggcgacattgttttgctcggagtttatttattcttacattACGTGTATCCTAACGATCTTGATACTCTGgggcaaaacaacaacattatttgaattatcctctaactcatgtgccgctacaatcataattctaatttttgttataggTAAAAActgtatgaatattttcttcgcCAATTGTGTGTTGGTGTTCTTTACCTCAGCAAAAAAGATCGTTCGTTATATGAGATGAAATTTgcaattcaattattttcaacttCTTCTTAAGCTATAAAATGTGATGTGCAATGAAAATGTCATGAAAATGCAATTGTAGAAGCAATCAATGATAAAGAGTCAGCTGCAGTCTATATCTTATGTTTAAAGACCATTCAAGGCTATTTCTTCCTTGGTTTGGAAATGAAAAACGTTAATAGAATCATTCATGCATGACATTATCTAATTTGAGTAGTAGGGTGATGTTATTATAAGTATGAGTATCTAGAGGAGTATCGCATCGAATATCGTTACAGTACTGTGACAGACGTGTCAGTGTTTACTATCGTGAAGTCGCATTTTTGTTCGATGTTTGGTAAAAAATACGCAGTGGAAATAACATCAGGTAACAGGCGATTCCttgttattctatatttaattgtgTTTTTCATTCATGTCTTTCATTATGATCAATATCATATGTATCAGAAATATCATCGGGTCattaattactacagtttAAATGAAGTTTTTGAATAGTCAAgtattttgtactttacatTTTACGCAATAAAATGGCTCTCTATTTTGATTTTGCAATAATTTACAACCAGTCAGTAGAGTGTAATCGGAACATTCGCCTTCGTAACACACTTGCACGAGAGACCCGTTATTTTTTGGCAAAAATTGAGTTGAGGATCGGTTTTTTTATCACGTATTATTAGGGTTTGCTTCGACTCTcgcgtttataaaaattgaaatacgcTCCGCAGTGACAACATTAACCATGCGAGATATTTTATgcgttttacattttaaatggTAAGATAGCTTGTTTTTAGTAAACAAATTGAagtatatatacgtaatatggaTTACATAcaaaacaaacgatgaaaTGGTAGTAGAGGGAGTATGTATTTACGcaattattgtattaaatttcagCAAAACACTCTACATcccgataaaatatatttctcttgttatatttgtaacattccttcgaattatatttgttaattatttaaatgccGTCTCAAAATGTCTCTTCGAATAATTGTGGGTAGTTGattctaataaatttcttcacttgtatactatatataaatgtatcaaATCTCTATATCACAACAACTTGTGTTGTAAAAGGCTGGGTATTGTAAAGATCAGGcagaaaacaaattataaaactaaATGACGTAGAACATAAAGTAACGTAACAGACATAGacatgataatataaaaacatattacACATATATTCAAAACAacttatatatagaatgacacatataatatataataaaaaatacatacatacgtacataataaaattacaggatacatgaaaattataataaaaatatagatataatatatgacaTATAACATGTAAACGAGTTATACTCTGGTCGATTTCATTGATCGCTGTTCTCATTTATATTATCACATTCATCAAATTCCTGTGGCAATCAAATTTCAACCAGATAATCTGAAATACAGGAAAGTCTTCGGTATCACAACTAACAGAGGAACAAGATTGTTCGAATGTGGGAACAATCACTTTCATATGAAActtcatttattcaaatacaGATTAAGAGTGACTGACAGCCCCTTTAAATATCTATGGATTCCATATCCTCTGGGCTGTTAAGTCACAcaattcttttactttttctaaatACTGTTTGTCTGGAATCTATGGCAAATATTAGAACTGAAAGTGAGACGACCCTAAATCATGGATACAATCAAgaaaaaaacgaacgaaaatggGACCAATAAAGGATTGAATAAAACGAACTCTCTCGAGGAATTCTACGCCGGTAGAGGGATTCTTGTGACTGGAGCAACTGGTTTCGTGGGAATAGGTCTTCTGGTAAAACTGATGCGCGTATGTCCACGCATCGCTGCCATTTATATTCTAATTCGTccaaaaacgaacgaaacgatagAACAACGATTTAAGAAGATCATGGATGATCCCGTTCGTAAAtatattcttgtttctttcaatGTTTAGGCCTGTCAGGAGCCAAATTGATTAACTTCCATTTCTGGAATTTTCGTTTTCAGATTTATGATGGCAATAAAGCAAAGAACCCCTCACTTTTCAGCAGAGTCTATCCCGTTAAAGGTGATGTGAGTATGCCCAATTTAGGACTTTCGCGAGAAGTTAGAAATCTGTTGTTAGAGAAAGTAAACATAGTGTTTCACGTCGCGGCCACTGTGAGATTCAACGAGCCGTTACATGTGGCTGTTAATGAGAATACGAAAAGTATTGCTCGTGTCATAGAACTTTGGAACGAACTAAGGCATCCAATTAGCTTCGTGCACGTGAGCACAGCTTACAGTAATGCGAATCTACATGAGATCGAGGAAAAAGTTTATACGTAAGGATAAGTTATATGCGGACGCTGTTTCGTGGtttagaaatattacatttataattatatcgtgAAGAATATGTTCACTTATTATTGACTTTGCAGCACGAGCTTGAGTCCTTCGGAGGTGATCGACGTGTGTGATAAATTCAACAAAACGACCATCaacgaaatggaaaaaataattttaaaaacttatCCAAACACTTACACATTCAGTAAGAATTTAGCAGAGCAGATTGTAGTAAACAAGTGCAAAGATCTGCCAGTTGCGATAGTGCGGCCAAGCATAATTGGCGCCTCTTTGGAAGAACCATGTCCTGGTTGGATACAGAATATTTCTGCATTAACAGGTATTTTCATAGATCCTTTCCAATAGTAATTGTTCAATA comes from Bombus fervidus isolate BK054 chromosome 18, iyBomFerv1, whole genome shotgun sequence and encodes:
- the LOC139996361 gene encoding fatty acyl-CoA reductase 1-like; protein product: MDTIKKKTNENGTNKGLNKTNSLEEFYAGRGILVTGATGFVGIGLLVKLMRVCPRIAAIYILIRPKTNETIEQRFKKIMDDPIYDGNKAKNPSLFSRVYPVKGDVSMPNLGLSREVRNLLLEKVNIVFHVAATVRFNEPLHVAVNENTKSIARVIELWNELRHPISFVHVSTAYSNANLHEIEEKVYTTSLSPSEVIDVCDKFNKTTINEMEKIILKTYPNTYTFSKNLAEQIVVNKCKDLPVAIVRPSIIGASLEEPCPGWIQNISALTGVFLLISKGCATVIPGKKDARVDLVPVDFVVDTMICTAWHVTLHPEHEVKVYNCTSNACPFKWGPMVDAMVKCSIEMLLNDTLWYPVVQP